A genomic region of Peromyscus eremicus chromosome 19, PerEre_H2_v1, whole genome shotgun sequence contains the following coding sequences:
- the Sra1 gene encoding steroid receptor RNA activator 1 isoform X1, translated as MAELYVKPGNKERGWNDPPQFSYGLQTQTGGPRRTPLTKRVAAPQDGSPRAPTSETSGPPPVGHPPPSSKASRPPPMGTCPATGVEPPSSPVTESEALMEDVLRPLEQALEDCRGHTKKQVYDDISRRLALLQEQWAGGKLSIPVKKRMVLLVQELLHHQWDAADDIHRSLMVDHVTEVSQWMVGVKRLIAEKKSLSSEEAEQEKSTVAPENQYQASNSLPNLGGSPDSLK; from the exons ATGGCGGAGCTTTACGTGAAGCCGG GCAATAAGGAACGCGGCTGGAACGACCCTCCGCAGTTCTCTTACGGGCTGCAGACTCAGACTGGTGGACCCAGACGCACGCCCCTTACTAAGAGGGTCGCAGCCCCGCAGGATGGATCCCCTAGAG CCCCAACTTCAGAAACTTCTGGACCTCCTCCAGTGGGTCATCCACCTCCTTCAAGTAAGGCTTCCAGGCCTCCACCTATGGGGACTTGTCCTGCTACTGGTGTGGAACCCCCAAGTTCCCCAGTCACCGAGTCTGAGGCTCTGATGGAAGATGTACTGAGACCTCTGGAACAGGCATTGGAGGACTGCCGTGGCCACACAAAG AAGCAGGTATATGATGACATCAGCCGACGTTTGGCACTGCTTCAGGAACAGTGGGCTGGAGGAAAGTTGTCAATACCTGTAAAGAAGAGGATGGTGCTACTAGTGCAAG AACTTTTACACCACCAGTGGGATGCAGCAGATGACATTCACCGCTCACTCATGGTTGACCATGTGACTGAGGTCAGTCAGTGGATGGTGGGAGTTAAAAGATTAATTGCAGAAAAGAAGAGTCTGTCTTCAGAAGAGGCCGAACAAGAGAAATCTACAGTGGCACCTGAGAACCAGTACCAGGCTTCCAACAGTCTTCCTAATCTTGGGGGCTCCCCAGACTCACTCAAATGA
- the Sra1 gene encoding steroid receptor RNA activator 1 isoform X2: MAELYVKPGNKERGWNDPPQFSYGLQTQTGGPRRTPLTKRVAAPQDGSPRAPTSETSGPPPVGHPPPSSKASRPPPMGTCPATGVEPPSSPVTESEALMEDVLRPLEQALEDCRGHTKKQNFYTTSGMQQMTFTAHSWLTM; encoded by the exons ATGGCGGAGCTTTACGTGAAGCCGG GCAATAAGGAACGCGGCTGGAACGACCCTCCGCAGTTCTCTTACGGGCTGCAGACTCAGACTGGTGGACCCAGACGCACGCCCCTTACTAAGAGGGTCGCAGCCCCGCAGGATGGATCCCCTAGAG CCCCAACTTCAGAAACTTCTGGACCTCCTCCAGTGGGTCATCCACCTCCTTCAAGTAAGGCTTCCAGGCCTCCACCTATGGGGACTTGTCCTGCTACTGGTGTGGAACCCCCAAGTTCCCCAGTCACCGAGTCTGAGGCTCTGATGGAAGATGTACTGAGACCTCTGGAACAGGCATTGGAGGACTGCCGTGGCCACACAAAG AAGCAG AACTTTTACACCACCAGTGGGATGCAGCAGATGACATTCACCGCTCACTCATGGTTGACCATGTGA
- the Apbb3 gene encoding amyloid-beta A4 precursor protein-binding family B member 3: protein MLGKDYMLAIILVNCDDDLWGDQNLEGETGLPPGWRKIRDAAGTYYWHVPSGSTQWQRPTWELGGAEDPGTGTEGIWELRPPKGRSFSSLDSSLNRSNSLTWYGEDSYVRSLEPGAKCFAVRSLGWVEVPEEDLAPGKSSIAVNNCIQQLAQTRNRSQPHDGAWGEGQNMLMILKKDAMSLVNPLDHSLIHCQPLVHIRVWGVGSSKGRDFAFVAGDKDSCMLKCHVFRCDVPAKAIASALQGLCAQILSERVGVSGEAACCSPDPISPEDFPRQVELLDAVSQAAQKYEALYMGILPVNKAMGMDVLNEAIGVLTARGDQKTWVPAMLSVSDSLMTAHPIQAEASAEEEPLWQCPVRLVTFIGVGRDPHTFGLIADLGCQSFQCAAFWCQPHAGGLSEAVQAACMVQYQKCLVASAARGKAWGAQARARLRLKRTSSMDSPGGPLPPPLFKGGVGGAGAAPRKRGVFSFLDAFRLKPSLLHMS from the exons ATGTTGGGCAAGGATTATATGCTGGCCATCATTCTGGTCAACTGCGATG ATGACTTGTGGGGGGACCAAAATCTGGAGGGGGAGACAGGATTACCCCCTGGCTGGAGAAAGATTCGTGATGCTGCAGGTACTTATTATTGGCATGTACCCAGCGGTAGCACTCAGTGGCAGCGCCCAACCTGGGAACTAGGAggtgcagaggacccaggaacG GGGACGGAGGGGATTTGGGAACTCCGACCCCCCAAGGGGAGATCCTTCTCCAGCCTGGACAGTTCATTGAACCGGAG TAACTCTCTAACATGGTATGGTGAAGATTCCTATGTCCGGAGCCTGGAGCCAGGAGCTAAG TGCTTTGCAGTCCGATCTCTGGGCTGGGTAGAGGTACCTGAGGAGGACCTGGCACCAGGAAAGAGCAGTATTGCTGTCAATAACTGTATCCAGCAGCTCGCTCAGACTCGCAACCGGAGCCAGCCCCATGACGGTGCCTGGGGTGAG GGCCAGAACATGTTGATGATCCTGAAGAAAGATGCCATGAGCCTGGTGAATCCCCTGGACCACAGTCTGATCCATTGTCAGCCTCTGGTTCACATCCGTGTCTGGGGTGTGGGCAGCTCCAAGGGCCG GGACTTTGCCTTTGTTGCGGGTGACAAGGACAGCTGTATGCTCAAGTGCCATGTGTTTCGCTGTGATGTGCCTGCAAAGGCCATTGCAAGTGCTCTACAGGGCCTCTGTGCACAG ATCTTGTCAGAGAGAGTAGGAGTCAGTGGAGAAGCTGCTTGCTGTTCCCCAGATCCTATTTCCCCTGAAGACTTCCCGAGGCAAG TGGAATTGCTGGATGCAGTGAGCCAGGCTGCTCAGAAGTATGAGGCACTGTACATGGGGATCCTACCAGTCAACAAAGCCATGG GTATGGATGTGCTGAATGAAGCCATTGGTGTCCTCACTGCCCGGGGGGACCAGAAAACCTGGGTCCCTGCTATGCTCAGTGTGTCTGACTCTCTGATGACTGCACATCCCATTCAG GCAGAGGCCAGTGCAGAGGAAGAGCCACTGTGGCAGTGCCCTGTGCGCCTTGTAACCTTTATTGGTGTTGGTCGTGATCCACATACCTTTGGCCTCATCGCTGACCTTGGTTGTCAGAGCTTCCAGTGTGCAGCCTTCTGGTGCCAGCCTCATGCTGGGGGACTCTCTGAAGCTGTGCAAGCTGCCTGTATG GTTCAGTACCAGAAGTGTCTGGTGGCCTCAGCAGCTCGGGGTAAGGCCTGGGGTGCCCAGGCCCGTGCTCGCCTTCGGCTCAAGCGGACCAGCTCCATGGACTCCCCTGGTGGCCCCCTGCCTCCCCCACTATTCAAAGGAGGGGTTGGGGGGGCTGGAGCGGCTCCTCGAAAGAGGGGCGTCTTCTCATTTCTTGATGCCTTCAGGCTAAAACCTTCTCTTCTCCATATGTCCTAA
- the Slc35a4 gene encoding probable UDP-sugar transporter protein SLC35A4, whose amino-acid sequence MADDKDSLPKLKDLTFLKKQLERLQKRVEDEVNSGVGQDGSLLSSPFLKGFLAGYVVAKLRASAVLGFAVGTCTGIYAAQSYAVPNVEKTLKNYIRSLRKGPD is encoded by the exons ATGGCGGATGACAAG GATTCTCTGCCCAAGCTTAAGGACCTGACATTTCTCAAGAAGCAGCTGGAGCGCCTACAGAAGCGTGTGGAGGATGAAGTCAACAGTGGTGTAGGCCAG GATGGCTCGCTCTTGTCCTCCCCATTCCTCAAGGGATTCCTGGCAGGCTATGTGGTGGCCAAATTGAGGGCGTCAGCAGTATTGGGCTTTGCGGTGGGCACTTGCACTGGCATCTATGCAGCCCAGTCATACGCTGTACCCAACGTGGAGAAGACGCTGAAGAACTACATTAGGTCATTACGAAAGGGGCCTGACTAG